Part of the Paenibacillus terrae HPL-003 genome is shown below.
CCTCTGCCCGGATCAGTACAAAATCACATACAACATTCGTTGCTCCGCCGCCCTCGAAGCTGCCGATGTTAGCAGTCGTTTCCTTATCAATCCGTCCCAGCTTCATGTTGGAAATGGCCTTGGAGGCTACTTGAATGGCACTGATGCCATCTTCAGGATTTACACCCGCATGAGCAGATTTTCCAGTAATTTTCATTTCAATACGAGCCTGCGTTGGCGCAGCCACACAAATCGAGCCTACTTCACCATTGGAATCCAACGCATACCCAAAGTCGGCATCCAGCAATTCCGGTTTCATTGCCCGTGCGCCAAACAGACCAGACTCCTCACCTGCCGTAATCACAAACTGAATTTGTCCATGGGGAATTTTCTGCTCACGCACGACACGAATCGCCTCGAACAAAGCGGCAATCCCTGCCTTATCGTCTGCCCCCAAAATTGTTGAACCGTCACTACGAATCCAGCCATCCTCACCCAACTGCGGCTTAATGCCTTTGCCTGGTGTAACGGTATCCATATGGCAGGTAAAAAACAATTTAGGTGCTTGCTCCGCGCCTTCTGCTTTCCAGGTTACGATCAGATTACCCGAACCATGTCCGGTTCTTTCGCGGGAATCATCTTCTATTACCTCAAGCCCAAGCGCATTGAATTTCTCTTTCAGAACACGCGATATTTCCTGCTCGTGCTTGGTTTCGCTATCCACCTGTACGAGTTCCATAAATTCTTGTATGATTCGGTCTTTCACTACTTTTGCCGTCATTGAACTTCCCTCTCTTTCTCGTTTACGCTACAATATGGATAGATAGTCTTATATCTGACTTAAACCTATCCTAAAGGAGTTACACATGCCGAACAAAAAATGGGTTCGTTTTTTCGTCTACATTATGCTCGCCGCGATGATTGGCTCTACGCTATTCATGGTGATTGAGCCGTTGATTATGCCACTATAATGGATTGCGCCACTCAAGATATTCTCCCGGCCCAGTGCTCCATGGAGACTGTAGCTGGACAAGCTGCGGCGCAAGAAAACAAGCGGGCTTCCGTGTACATCACAGAATAGCCCGCCTTTGCTTTATTGGAGGGAATGACTTTGCCATTCCGCCTCAAATGAAAATTGCTCCTCAAAGTAAGGCACAATCTCCTTCGCAATCTGCTCCACTGAAAAAGTCTGCTGTGTGCAGTCCTCCAATGAAGTCACTCCGTATTCCTGAATTCCGCATGGAACGATACCCTGAAAGCCCTCATGCTGTATCCCTGATTTGATATTGAAGGCAAAACCATGACTGGTCACAAAGCCCCGACGGTGCTTA
Proteins encoded:
- the prli42 gene encoding stressosome-associated protein Prli42, with amino-acid sequence MPNKKWVRFFVYIMLAAMIGSTLFMVIEPLIMPL
- a CDS encoding tripeptidase T, which translates into the protein MTAKVVKDRIIQEFMELVQVDSETKHEQEISRVLKEKFNALGLEVIEDDSRERTGHGSGNLIVTWKAEGAEQAPKLFFTCHMDTVTPGKGIKPQLGEDGWIRSDGSTILGADDKAGIAALFEAIRVVREQKIPHGQIQFVITAGEESGLFGARAMKPELLDADFGYALDSNGEVGSICVAAPTQARIEMKITGKSAHAGVNPEDGISAIQVASKAISNMKLGRIDKETTANIGSFEGGGATNVVCDFVLIRAEARSIVQEKVNHQIQHMREALETTAREFGAQGEFRSEVIYPAFSFTEHDEIVQVAQRAIQGLGLATPTFHSGGGSDANVFNGLGVPTVNLAVGYQNIHTTQEKIKADDLVKVAEVVVALIQQATK